One window of the Parafrankia irregularis genome contains the following:
- a CDS encoding non-ribosomal peptide synthetase, translated as MLRSPGEIALVAGARSFTFAGLSAEVNRYARLLLERGVRQEHRVALLLPRDERMVIAMFAVFAVGAAYVPVDAELPDDRIGYMLDVAGPTVTLVTDRDVARLGSAAGRVVNLDDAVVCARIAELADGPVTVAERGGEVSLDHLAYIIFTSGSTGRPKGVAVGYRGLTNMYANHVEKIFDRVVAHQGGRRMRIAHTTSFSFDASWEQLFWLLNGHSVYVINEEMRRDPQQLLAYYDDQRIDGFDVTPSYGQVLVDEGLLERDRPAGRSVSADATGVVFVSLGGEAVPERLWQQLRDAPGVESYNLYGPTEYTINALGADLADSPNPSVGTPIFNTRAYILDQNLQFALPGVPGELYLAGVGSARGYWEQSALAAERFVACPWEAGARMYRTGDLARWNDEGRIDFLGRVDEQTKIRGYRIEPGEIRDVLEAHPEVARAEVIAADHPSGGKFLAAYVTTARIDTSDDALRRSLREYAAQHLPDYMIPASYNRLETFPLTTTGKLDRNALPAPDLGQSTAHGRAPETDAERDILAAVRDLLGLGDGAGLSVEDDFFQLGGDSILSIQLVSRMRRMGVVISAADVFSTRTVAGLARLSDARQSELAAERTVPLKDLRSSRLWPIANKEVDLPGFSTLVQAVTFVVPPGMTHDTLLRVLNRVVAHHAALGGRLVVDADGSFRFEVPARSPEVAKDRMVIEALGPAWPDPTWRSGNRARVEELARSLHLDAGVLWRAVWYTGSADATSRLLLVMHHLVVDGVSWRVLGDDLRQAWELETGRTAEPLLPVGTSLLNWAEMLAGRAAEPDVRAQTDYWAETVTTDDPLLGSRALDAALDTRATAKVLVIQVPARVAGPVLKEVPGALAAEINDVLLGSLTIAVGAWRARRGVGHRRVLIGLEGHGREETFVPGSDLSRTVGWFTTWFPVGLDTVDIDPVTALTDPGASADVVRHVNEQLRAVPDRGIGYGVLRELAPDSAGRLVDGLVPQIGFNYLGQFGPGGAVRDSAWEMAPESPGIVGSADRTMPLFAVLDISLVAVQNAENNEWTLRGNIVYAAGILSEAEVSELLELWVQSLETLTSCTTEAGVRNSGFGNPEEDHEDQR; from the coding sequence TGTTCGCGGTGGGTGCGGCGTATGTGCCGGTCGATGCGGAGCTGCCCGATGATCGGATCGGTTACATGCTCGATGTGGCGGGTCCGACGGTCACGCTCGTCACTGATCGTGATGTGGCACGGCTCGGGTCCGCGGCGGGGCGGGTGGTGAATCTCGACGATGCGGTGGTGTGCGCGCGGATCGCGGAGCTGGCGGATGGGCCGGTCACCGTGGCCGAGCGCGGTGGGGAGGTGTCGCTGGATCATCTGGCGTACATCATCTTCACGTCCGGCTCGACGGGCCGACCGAAGGGTGTCGCGGTCGGTTATCGGGGTCTGACGAACATGTACGCGAACCATGTGGAGAAGATCTTCGATCGTGTGGTGGCCCATCAGGGCGGGCGGCGGATGCGGATCGCGCATACGACGTCGTTTTCGTTCGATGCGTCGTGGGAGCAGTTGTTCTGGCTGCTCAACGGCCACTCGGTGTATGTGATCAACGAGGAGATGCGCCGGGATCCGCAGCAGCTGCTCGCGTATTACGACGATCAGCGTATCGATGGGTTCGACGTGACTCCCTCGTACGGGCAGGTGCTCGTTGACGAGGGTTTGCTGGAGCGTGACCGGCCGGCGGGTCGATCGGTGTCGGCGGACGCGACGGGTGTGGTGTTCGTGTCGCTTGGCGGTGAGGCGGTTCCCGAGCGGCTGTGGCAGCAGTTGCGAGATGCCCCGGGTGTGGAGTCGTACAACCTGTACGGGCCGACCGAGTACACGATCAATGCGCTCGGCGCGGATCTCGCTGACAGTCCGAACCCGAGTGTGGGTACGCCGATCTTCAACACGCGGGCGTACATCCTGGATCAGAACCTGCAGTTTGCCCTGCCCGGTGTTCCGGGTGAGCTGTATCTCGCGGGTGTGGGTAGTGCGCGCGGCTACTGGGAGCAGTCCGCCCTCGCCGCCGAGAGGTTCGTGGCGTGTCCGTGGGAGGCGGGGGCGCGGATGTATCGCACGGGCGATCTGGCCCGGTGGAACGACGAGGGGCGTATTGATTTCCTCGGTCGTGTCGACGAGCAGACCAAGATCCGCGGGTATCGGATCGAGCCAGGGGAGATCCGTGACGTGCTGGAGGCGCACCCGGAGGTCGCGCGTGCTGAGGTCATCGCGGCGGACCATCCTTCCGGAGGGAAGTTTCTCGCTGCCTACGTGACCACGGCTCGCATTGATACCAGCGATGACGCGCTCCGCCGGTCACTCCGTGAGTACGCCGCACAGCACCTCCCCGACTACATGATCCCGGCATCCTACAATCGGCTTGAGACGTTCCCGCTGACCACGACTGGCAAGCTCGACCGGAACGCATTGCCCGCCCCCGATCTCGGGCAATCGACCGCCCACGGGCGTGCACCCGAGACCGACGCGGAGCGAGATATCCTGGCCGCCGTCCGCGACCTGCTGGGTTTGGGTGACGGAGCGGGGTTGTCGGTTGAGGATGACTTCTTCCAGCTGGGCGGGGACAGCATTCTGTCAATCCAGTTGGTATCCCGAATGCGACGCATGGGTGTCGTCATCTCGGCCGCGGACGTGTTCTCGACACGGACGGTGGCCGGGCTGGCTCGCCTTTCGGATGCGCGTCAGTCGGAGTTGGCAGCGGAGCGCACCGTCCCCCTGAAGGATCTGCGATCCTCCAGGCTGTGGCCGATCGCCAACAAGGAAGTGGATTTGCCCGGCTTCTCGACGTTGGTGCAGGCGGTTACTTTCGTGGTGCCACCCGGAATGACGCACGACACATTGTTGCGCGTGCTGAACCGCGTCGTAGCGCATCATGCGGCTCTGGGCGGTCGCCTCGTGGTAGATGCCGACGGATCCTTCCGGTTCGAGGTTCCTGCCCGCTCTCCTGAAGTCGCGAAGGATCGGATGGTGATCGAAGCGCTGGGGCCCGCGTGGCCGGATCCGACGTGGCGCAGCGGCAATCGTGCGCGTGTGGAGGAACTGGCGCGTTCTCTGCACCTCGATGCCGGCGTCCTGTGGCGGGCAGTCTGGTACACGGGTTCTGCCGATGCGACAAGCCGTCTACTGCTGGTGATGCATCACCTGGTCGTCGATGGGGTGTCGTGGCGAGTTCTTGGGGATGATCTTCGGCAGGCGTGGGAGTTGGAGACCGGCCGCACTGCTGAGCCACTGCTGCCGGTAGGCACGAGCCTGCTGAACTGGGCTGAGATGCTCGCGGGCCGGGCCGCTGAGCCGGATGTGAGGGCGCAGACAGACTACTGGGCCGAGACCGTCACGACGGATGACCCGTTGCTGGGTTCCCGTGCGCTGGACGCGGCGCTCGACACACGCGCCACAGCGAAGGTGCTCGTGATCCAAGTGCCCGCGAGAGTCGCCGGCCCAGTGCTGAAGGAGGTGCCTGGTGCACTGGCGGCCGAGATCAACGATGTGCTGCTCGGCTCGTTGACGATCGCGGTCGGGGCATGGCGAGCGAGGCGAGGGGTCGGTCATCGGCGTGTGCTGATCGGACTTGAGGGTCACGGGCGCGAAGAGACGTTCGTGCCCGGTAGTGATCTTTCCCGCACTGTGGGGTGGTTCACGACGTGGTTCCCAGTCGGACTGGACACCGTCGACATCGATCCCGTCACGGCCCTGACGGATCCGGGAGCTTCCGCGGATGTGGTGAGGCATGTGAATGAGCAACTGCGGGCGGTACCCGATCGCGGCATCGGCTACGGGGTGCTCCGAGAGCTCGCTCCTGACAGCGCGGGCCGATTGGTCGACGGCCTTGTGCCACAGATCGGATTCAACTACCTCGGCCAGTTCGGCCCCGGCGGCGCCGTGAGGGACAGCGCATGGGAGATGGCCCCAGAGTCTCCTGGGATCGTCGGTTCCGCGGACAGGACGATGCCTCTGTTCGCCGTGTTGGACATTTCTTTGGTTGCGGTACAGAACGCTGAGAACAACGAGTGGACGTTGAGGGGCAACATCGTTTATGCGGCGGGGATCCTCAGCGAGGCGGAAGTGAGCGAACTGCTGGAGCTGTGGGTGCAGTCGCTTGAGACGTTGACGTCCTGCACCACAGAGGCGGGCGTCCGGAACAGCGGTTTCGGTAACCCAGAGGAGGATCATGAAGATCAGCGATAA
- a CDS encoding phosphopantetheine-binding protein produces MKISDNRVLADVADVLYIEANEVDQNADLRKQGMDSVRLMELVERWRSAGAEGIDFMTLAEDQRVSRWLEVLAASTNDDAESSA; encoded by the coding sequence ATGAAGATCAGCGATAACCGAGTACTGGCCGACGTCGCCGATGTCCTGTATATCGAGGCGAACGAGGTGGATCAGAACGCCGACCTGCGCAAACAGGGAATGGACTCCGTCCGGCTCATGGAACTGGTCGAGCGGTGGCGCAGCGCCGGCGCGGAGGGCATCGACTTCATGACGCTCGCTGAAGATCAACGGGTGTCACGTTGGCTTGAGGTGCTGGCGGCGTCGACGAACGATGATGCCGAGTCCTCTGCGTGA
- a CDS encoding alpha/beta fold hydrolase, translated as MPTMLVNGITLRYDEYGDAADPLVVLVMGTGAKGQVWTPHQVPALVEAGYRVVTYDNRGISPVPGQTATSCPDIVVPELVDDLAALIERFGAPAHVIGTSLGARVVQELLLERPDLVRRAVAMGGHARIDDVGQMLTRGEQELFDQSIVLPKAYKAAVDALLNLSPATLRDETKANDWLAVMEYSAAPTSSGERGQLGASERLGDRGAAYREIVRPLLVIGFADDLMIPAYLGRELADIVPTARYVEVPDTGHYGYLEQPEAVNRVVLDFLAEPEESAVG; from the coding sequence ATGCCCACGATGCTCGTGAACGGAATCACCCTGCGCTACGACGAGTATGGCGATGCTGCCGACCCTCTCGTCGTGTTGGTGATGGGAACGGGAGCCAAGGGGCAGGTGTGGACGCCGCACCAGGTGCCCGCCCTCGTCGAGGCGGGGTACCGGGTCGTCACCTACGACAACCGGGGCATCAGCCCGGTGCCCGGGCAGACTGCCACGTCGTGCCCCGACATCGTCGTCCCAGAGCTCGTTGACGATCTCGCCGCGCTCATCGAGCGCTTCGGCGCCCCGGCGCACGTGATCGGAACCTCGCTCGGAGCGCGGGTCGTGCAGGAGTTGCTCCTCGAGCGCCCCGATCTCGTGCGCCGGGCGGTCGCGATGGGTGGTCACGCACGCATCGACGACGTCGGACAGATGCTCACCCGGGGCGAGCAGGAGTTGTTCGACCAATCGATCGTGTTGCCGAAGGCGTATAAGGCAGCGGTCGATGCTCTGCTGAACTTATCGCCCGCGACATTGCGAGATGAGACGAAAGCGAACGACTGGCTAGCGGTTATGGAGTACTCTGCGGCTCCGACGTCGTCGGGTGAGCGTGGCCAACTCGGCGCTTCCGAACGGCTCGGAGACCGCGGTGCGGCGTACAGGGAGATCGTCCGGCCGTTGCTGGTGATCGGTTTCGCCGACGACTTGATGATCCCGGCATACCTCGGACGCGAGCTTGCCGATATCGTCCCGACTGCCCGGTATGTTGAGGTGCCCGACACGGGACACTACGGTTATCTCGAGCAGCCCGAAGCGGTGAACCGGGTCGTCCTCGACTTTCTCGCCGAGCCCGAGGAGTCGGCCGTCGGCTGA
- a CDS encoding MbtH family protein, with translation MAKNPFDDEDGTFYALINHEEQYSLWPTFKPVPGGWAIVYGEPDGRPRREVLDWIDQTWTDLRPKSLRDFIASHEVARAATGE, from the coding sequence ATGGCTAAGAACCCGTTCGACGACGAGGATGGCACGTTCTACGCGCTCATCAACCATGAGGAGCAGTACTCGCTCTGGCCCACGTTCAAGCCGGTGCCCGGCGGCTGGGCCATCGTCTACGGCGAGCCGGATGGCAGACCCAGGCGCGAGGTGCTCGACTGGATCGACCAGACCTGGACCGACCTGCGACCCAAGTCGCTACGCGACTTCATTGCCAGCCACGAAGTCGCGAGAGCTGCCACAGGCGAGTAA
- the dapB gene encoding 4-hydroxy-tetrahydrodipicolinate reductase produces the protein MTKVAVLGAQGRMGRASVRAIEAASDMNVVAEIDVDDDLRETVDMKADVVLVFSPPGVAHEQVQWCIEQGIHVVVGTSGFDDDAVQKIRAALIERDEVNVFVVPNFSVGAVLLTQFAAKAAPLFESVEIIEMHHPDKVDAPSGTAQHTAELIARARAEAGSAPSPDATSRDPNGTRGGRIEGVNVHAVRVRGFMSSQEVLFGSEGEILRLRYDSVTRDSLMPGVLAALRAVQGLPGVTVGLEAVLSLG, from the coding sequence ATGACTAAAGTTGCCGTGCTGGGAGCGCAGGGGCGCATGGGCCGGGCATCGGTTCGTGCAATCGAGGCCGCTTCCGACATGAACGTGGTCGCCGAGATCGATGTCGATGACGACCTGCGAGAGACCGTCGACATGAAGGCCGACGTCGTGCTCGTGTTCTCCCCGCCGGGAGTGGCACACGAACAGGTCCAGTGGTGCATCGAGCAGGGGATTCACGTCGTGGTGGGAACATCCGGCTTCGATGACGATGCTGTCCAGAAAATTCGCGCCGCACTCATCGAACGTGATGAAGTCAACGTTTTCGTCGTCCCGAACTTCTCGGTGGGCGCGGTGCTCCTGACCCAGTTCGCGGCGAAGGCCGCCCCGCTCTTCGAGTCTGTCGAGATCATCGAGATGCACCATCCCGACAAGGTGGACGCACCATCGGGTACGGCACAGCACACGGCCGAACTGATCGCTCGCGCTCGTGCGGAAGCAGGTTCCGCTCCCTCGCCCGATGCCACCTCTCGCGACCCGAATGGAACGCGCGGCGGGCGGATCGAGGGAGTCAACGTCCACGCGGTGCGTGTACGCGGTTTCATGTCTTCACAAGAGGTGCTGTTCGGATCCGAAGGCGAGATCCTGAGACTGCGCTATGACTCCGTCACACGTGATTCCCTCATGCCCGGAGTGCTCGCCGCGCTCCGCGCCGTCCAGGGTCTCCCCGGGGTGACGGTCGGCCTCGAAGCCGTGCTGAGCCTGGGCTGA